A single genomic interval of Chloroherpetonaceae bacterium harbors:
- a CDS encoding glycosyltransferase family 9 protein, which produces MSKPPFKYTPKYLLQEAVKWTEYGLQRGFIYLLRLLLPRRKGSLSHIDFSQAKVLFLRQNQIGDALISTPIFAALKRHYPSITLDVVLDRRNATALDGNPYIRRRYVIKQARFDFIGVLQAIRQERYDMVIDLIHSASSTSTLLCLFSGASVIGGFERENDFVYDVKVQLPAGKRMLRQLAEILRLFQIDPDQEPLRPSFYLSPSSPSFAERILLPLRQQFTHLVGVNISASSATFKFWGKENFIALLRHLRQRFPSAAFVLLYAKSYRTLAEEIAIASGAELCEETPTLSDFAAVISMLDALITPDSAAAHLADIFGVPVFILTYLPEGETAWYPSFTSFHVMHSPNGLVASIPLAQVRSASEAFLERTFAHQFPSKPSHLA; this is translated from the coding sequence ATGAGCAAGCCACCCTTCAAATACACGCCCAAGTATCTTTTGCAGGAAGCTGTGAAGTGGACAGAATATGGGCTGCAGCGTGGCTTTATCTACCTTCTTAGGCTTCTTTTGCCTCGTCGCAAAGGCTCTCTCTCGCATATTGACTTTTCACAGGCAAAGGTGCTTTTTTTGCGCCAGAATCAAATCGGTGACGCTTTAATCTCTACGCCGATTTTTGCAGCTCTGAAGCGCCACTATCCCTCTATTACGCTGGATGTCGTCTTAGACCGACGCAATGCTACAGCGCTTGATGGCAATCCGTACATTCGGCGACGCTATGTGATAAAGCAAGCCCGCTTTGATTTCATCGGTGTGCTTCAGGCAATTCGCCAAGAGCGATACGATATGGTGATTGACCTTATTCACTCTGCTTCATCGACCTCGACTTTGCTTTGTCTGTTTTCTGGCGCGAGCGTGATTGGCGGCTTTGAGCGAGAGAATGATTTTGTCTACGATGTGAAGGTGCAACTTCCTGCTGGCAAGCGTATGCTACGCCAGCTTGCAGAGATTCTGCGTCTTTTTCAGATTGACCCTGACCAAGAGCCCCTGCGACCATCGTTTTACCTTTCACCTTCATCGCCTTCATTTGCTGAGCGCATTCTTCTGCCGCTGCGTCAGCAATTTACGCACCTTGTTGGGGTTAATATCTCCGCCAGCAGTGCTACATTCAAATTCTGGGGTAAAGAGAACTTCATTGCGCTACTACGCCATCTGCGTCAGCGGTTTCCAAGCGCAGCCTTTGTGTTACTTTATGCAAAGTCGTATCGGACACTGGCAGAGGAGATTGCCATCGCCAGCGGTGCTGAACTATGCGAAGAGACACCCACGCTTTCAGACTTTGCGGCGGTCATTTCGATGCTTGACGCACTTATCACCCCTGATTCAGCGGCAGCGCACTTAGCTGACATTTTTGGCGTGCCTGTCTTCATTTTGACTTACCTTCCTGAGGGTGAAACTGCGTGGTATCCATCTTTCACCTCTTTCCATGTGATGCATTCACCCAACGGACTGGTTGCGTCTATTCCACTTGCACAGGTGCGCAGTGCTTCAGAGGCATTTCTTGAACGAACTTTTGCTCACCAGTTTCCCTCTAAACCGTCGCACCTTGCGTAG
- a CDS encoding lysophospholipid acyltransferase family protein, which yields MSYTIPPFFKSLADRVTDGLIASLACIVQRLSQQQLYALAAWIGQLLDRRIKLRRSLIEENLRYAFPEKSEPELQQLVRQIYLEQAIYFLEILRLPLVRTRQDAEALFEIDASLIESRCFSQGRGGIVVSAHFGNWELMAVCWALCVRPIAIVYKPLSNRWLNARLNQWRTACGNELISMQDAARLGLRRLREGKLLALLSDQSGHSDGFYLPFLGRPASVFLGAAVFALRTGLPLLLAMPIRTALGKYRIEFSEIPTSDLSYSTESIHQLAQRYTEAIERYIRRYPAQWFWLHNRWKHIPPAATQPLHTDLSHSAL from the coding sequence ATGAGCTACACGATACCACCTTTTTTCAAAAGTTTGGCTGACCGTGTAACAGATGGTCTGATTGCAAGCCTTGCTTGCATTGTGCAGCGACTTTCACAGCAGCAGCTTTATGCCTTAGCCGCATGGATTGGACAGCTGCTCGATAGACGCATCAAACTGCGTCGCTCACTCATTGAAGAAAACTTGCGGTATGCCTTTCCTGAGAAAAGTGAGCCAGAGCTGCAGCAACTTGTGCGCCAAATCTACTTGGAACAAGCTATCTACTTTCTGGAAATTTTGCGCTTGCCACTGGTGCGCACACGCCAAGATGCCGAAGCACTTTTTGAGATTGATGCGTCGCTAATTGAGTCGCGCTGTTTTTCGCAGGGGCGTGGCGGCATTGTGGTCTCGGCTCATTTTGGCAATTGGGAATTGATGGCTGTGTGCTGGGCACTGTGCGTGCGCCCGATTGCAATTGTCTACAAGCCGCTTTCGAATCGCTGGCTTAATGCACGGCTCAACCAATGGCGCACGGCTTGCGGCAATGAGCTGATTTCCATGCAAGATGCGGCTCGCTTAGGCTTGCGCCGTCTTCGTGAAGGCAAGCTCCTTGCATTGCTGAGCGACCAATCGGGACATTCAGACGGTTTTTACTTGCCGTTCTTGGGTCGCCCTGCTTCAGTTTTCTTAGGTGCTGCCGTCTTTGCGCTGCGCACAGGACTGCCGCTCCTGCTTGCTATGCCGATTCGCACGGCACTGGGCAAGTATCGCATTGAGTTTAGCGAGATTCCAACATCTGATCTCTCTTACAGCACTGAGAGCATCCACCAACTTGCTCAGCGTTACACGGAAGCGATTGAGCGTTACATTCGCCGATATCCAGCACAGTGGTTTTGGCTGCACAACCGTTGGAAACATATACCGCCTGCTGCCACTCAGCCGCTCCATACTGACCTTTCCCATTCTGCACTATGA
- a CDS encoding diguanylate cyclase, which produces MQKFLDIEERLSVVPESAEKADLLNEYAWEIKDINPQRGIELSNAAHALAKKFGYERGAVDSLYHRAVCKYLLSDYEEALTELFYVLSAYQNLGDKLKQGRVLNWIGNIYYRLGDYPAAINYYLKSLKLKEETGDRLGEAYSLNDLGCVYERLNDTPKAFAYFSKSLALKEELGNLQGQAYTLNELGDAYQRIGDYRRALYYYHRSLEIRQQIGDKRGQGVTLANIGSLYQHQNDFSQAERYYLQSLEISRQVGHKYGETSTLVRLGSLFCAEQKPERALLYLLPALSLAEDIKSKEWIYKAHEALATAYEQAGNLEKALMHFKKFHYLKEEVFSREAAQKLRGLSIQYDAEKSQREAEIYRLKNVELAKVNEELQKLTESLREANAQKTLLLLQVQEQAKALERQAREDGLTKLLNRRYLDIELAQEFDRARRYGRPLSVAMADIDFFKQVNDRFSHQIGDEVLRELAQLLRRESRSNDLIGRYGGEEFIIVMPETPLLKAVAACEKLRLLVQNHNWAQIHPDLSITVSIGVVEAKDYPNVDKLLSAVDAKLYEAKRTGRNKVCS; this is translated from the coding sequence ATGCAAAAGTTTTTGGACATAGAAGAGCGGCTGAGTGTCGTGCCAGAAAGTGCAGAAAAAGCAGACTTGCTCAATGAATACGCTTGGGAAATCAAGGATATTAATCCGCAGCGTGGCATTGAGCTGAGCAATGCTGCGCATGCGCTGGCAAAGAAATTTGGCTATGAGCGCGGTGCTGTAGATAGCCTCTATCATCGAGCCGTTTGCAAGTATTTGCTCTCCGACTATGAAGAAGCGCTGACCGAACTGTTTTATGTGCTCTCTGCGTACCAGAATTTAGGCGATAAGCTGAAACAAGGGCGAGTGCTAAACTGGATTGGCAACATCTACTATCGGCTTGGCGACTACCCCGCAGCGATCAACTACTACCTCAAAAGCCTCAAACTCAAGGAAGAAACAGGCGACCGATTAGGTGAGGCGTATTCGCTAAACGACTTGGGCTGCGTCTATGAACGGCTTAATGATACTCCCAAAGCATTCGCTTACTTCTCCAAAAGCCTTGCGCTCAAAGAAGAATTAGGAAATTTGCAAGGTCAAGCCTATACGCTCAATGAGCTAGGTGATGCATATCAACGCATTGGCGACTATCGGCGAGCACTCTACTACTACCATAGGTCGTTAGAGATTCGCCAACAAATCGGTGACAAACGCGGGCAAGGCGTAACGCTAGCTAACATTGGCTCACTGTATCAACACCAGAACGATTTTTCGCAAGCAGAACGCTATTACCTGCAGAGCCTCGAGATTTCAAGGCAAGTGGGGCATAAATACGGAGAGACTTCCACACTGGTCAGATTGGGGTCGCTGTTTTGTGCAGAGCAAAAGCCTGAGCGCGCCTTGCTGTATCTATTACCAGCCTTGTCACTGGCTGAGGACATCAAGTCCAAAGAGTGGATTTACAAAGCACATGAAGCTCTTGCTACTGCATATGAGCAAGCGGGTAACCTTGAAAAGGCACTGATGCACTTCAAGAAATTTCATTACTTGAAAGAAGAAGTCTTCAGCCGAGAGGCAGCTCAAAAGCTGCGTGGACTGTCGATTCAATACGACGCAGAAAAATCACAGCGGGAAGCAGAAATTTATCGCTTGAAAAATGTCGAGCTAGCCAAAGTCAATGAAGAACTGCAAAAACTAACCGAATCACTAAGAGAAGCAAATGCGCAAAAGACACTGCTGCTTTTGCAAGTGCAAGAGCAAGCCAAAGCCTTGGAGCGACAAGCCCGTGAAGATGGGCTAACGAAGTTGCTCAACCGTCGTTACTTAGATATTGAGCTAGCGCAGGAATTTGACCGTGCACGTCGCTACGGTCGCCCACTGAGCGTAGCAATGGCGGATATTGATTTTTTCAAGCAAGTCAATGACCGCTTCTCGCATCAAATTGGTGATGAGGTGCTAAGGGAACTGGCACAACTGCTACGCCGTGAGTCGCGTAGCAACGACCTAATCGGACGATACGGCGGAGAAGAATTCATTATCGTAATGCCTGAGACGCCGCTCCTGAAAGCAGTGGCAGCCTGCGAGAAGTTACGCTTGCTGGTGCAGAATCACAATTGGGCCCAAATTCACCCCGACCTATCCATCACCGTGAGCATTGGTGTCGTAGAAGCAAAAGACTACCCAAACGTCGACAAGCTGCTGAGCGCCGTAGATGCAAAACTCTACGAGGCCAAACGAACTGGACGCAATAAAGTCTGCTCATAG
- a CDS encoding Xaa-Pro peptidase family protein: MIETLDTAVQTYTAKLDALRQKLRQFDLDAWLLTDLSNIAWLTGFRGSNATVLLTDESAWLFTDGRYAEQVKIEVKNAEPVITPDGVLEELKSGKYPVSGRVGFQADKLPFATVEKLCTELPHLTFVPHSGVFDELLAVKSSDELEKIKAAVAITDKVFEKLLEIISPKVTERDIAAEISYWNKKFGAERDAFEPIVASGSRAALPHARASHHFIENHSLVVIDMGCVVDGYCSDQTRTVAVGKISAEARRAYHTVLEAHLLGIHSARVGMQAKELDAIVRQFLSERGYGEAFSHSLGHSIGMQVHEVPTIGRKSEMRLPKGAVFTIEPGVYVPHQFGVRIEDMVYLTDEGALPLPRAPKHLIEL, translated from the coding sequence ATGATTGAGACTCTTGATACGGCTGTTCAGACTTATACTGCTAAGCTTGATGCCTTGCGTCAAAAACTTCGGCAATTTGACTTAGATGCGTGGCTACTCACTGACCTCTCTAACATTGCTTGGCTCACTGGATTTCGTGGCTCGAATGCAACGGTTCTGCTCACAGACGAATCAGCGTGGCTTTTTACTGATGGACGATATGCCGAGCAAGTGAAAATTGAAGTCAAAAATGCGGAGCCAGTCATTACGCCAGATGGCGTGCTGGAAGAATTGAAGTCAGGGAAGTATCCTGTCAGTGGCCGCGTTGGATTTCAGGCTGATAAACTCCCATTTGCAACCGTAGAAAAGTTGTGCACGGAACTACCCCATCTGACGTTTGTGCCGCATTCTGGCGTGTTCGATGAGCTGCTTGCTGTCAAAAGCAGTGATGAGCTGGAAAAGATAAAAGCAGCGGTTGCGATTACGGACAAAGTTTTTGAGAAACTCTTAGAGATTATTTCCCCAAAGGTTACAGAGCGCGACATTGCGGCAGAGATTTCATACTGGAACAAAAAATTCGGGGCAGAACGAGACGCCTTCGAGCCGATTGTCGCCTCTGGGTCTCGTGCTGCTTTACCCCATGCCCGCGCCAGTCATCACTTCATTGAAAATCATTCATTGGTTGTGATTGATATGGGCTGTGTGGTGGACGGCTACTGCTCTGACCAAACTCGCACTGTAGCAGTTGGCAAAATTTCTGCTGAGGCACGCAGAGCTTATCACACTGTGCTCGAGGCACACCTGTTAGGCATTCACTCTGCCAGAGTTGGTATGCAGGCAAAAGAGTTAGACGCAATTGTTCGCCAGTTTCTTTCCGAGCGCGGCTACGGAGAAGCATTTTCACACTCGCTTGGTCATAGCATTGGCATGCAGGTGCACGAAGTGCCCACGATTGGTCGCAAGTCAGAGATGCGCTTGCCTAAAGGGGCAGTTTTTACGATTGAACCCGGCGTCTATGTGCCGCATCAATTTGGTGTGCGCATTGAAGATATGGTCTATTTGACCGATGAAGGTGCATTGCCGCTGCCTCGTGCTCCGAAACATCTTATTGAGCTGTAG
- a CDS encoding DUF169 domain-containing protein translates to MSSTSQVSLSEALLRQRELAQKIRDFTGIMRDFVALKFCPTLADVPEGIQPYRGKGIYCGMWKEVSNYDAPFYTVPSDHICAGGVSYTGMGQQALSPKMEEIGWAMLVGEGKIYYSRESAIKCQESVPHSFKKAKYFEATVMGRLEQVPEPDVVLFFCNARQLEWLCHAYSFESGELVQGLAGLSLCALVVPHPYLAKKPIFSPGDLSGRELARMSEGEMCIAFPFADLPMVANNLYRIKKYEDLPKSLLR, encoded by the coding sequence ATGTCAAGTACTTCCCAAGTTTCCCTAAGTGAGGCGCTTTTGCGACAGCGAGAGCTGGCTCAAAAAATCCGAGACTTTACGGGCATTATGCGCGATTTTGTGGCGCTCAAATTCTGCCCAACCCTTGCCGATGTTCCCGAAGGCATTCAGCCTTACAGAGGCAAGGGTATCTACTGCGGAATGTGGAAAGAGGTCTCAAACTACGATGCACCCTTCTACACAGTGCCCAGCGACCACATCTGTGCAGGAGGCGTCAGTTACACAGGGATGGGGCAACAAGCCCTTTCGCCGAAGATGGAAGAGATTGGCTGGGCAATGCTGGTCGGTGAAGGCAAAATTTACTACTCACGTGAATCTGCCATAAAGTGCCAAGAAAGTGTGCCTCATAGCTTCAAGAAAGCCAAATACTTTGAAGCCACTGTAATGGGACGCTTAGAGCAAGTGCCTGAACCAGATGTCGTGCTCTTTTTCTGCAATGCACGCCAGCTGGAGTGGCTCTGCCATGCCTACAGCTTCGAGTCGGGGGAATTGGTGCAAGGATTAGCGGGGCTGTCGCTGTGCGCATTAGTTGTGCCACACCCTTATCTGGCAAAAAAGCCAATCTTTTCGCCCGGCGACCTCTCAGGACGAGAGCTGGCAAGAATGAGCGAGGGCGAAATGTGCATTGCGTTTCCCTTCGCAGATCTGCCAATGGTAGCAAATAACTTATACCGCATCAAGAAGTATGAAGATTTGCCGAAATCGCTTTTGCGATGA
- a CDS encoding TIGR00730 family Rossman fold protein encodes MAKQSLKKPAKKPSKSTSTKQNTPSFTLNIDGKPRNGLEKHAGKVTWSATQALSDEKLRAWIALSHEGWRVFRIMSEFVAGFEKMSELGPAVTIFGSARVKPNDKYYKMAERMAELLAQNGLGVISGGGPGIMEAANKGAKKAGGASIGFNIELPHEQKPNDYIDPDKLLTFNYFFVRKMMFVKYSQAFIVMPGGYGTLDELSEAITLMQTKKTAAFPVVLIGSEFWSGLLDWIKNVMLKKYHYITAEDLKFMQLVDTPEEALQIILDFYKEYDFAPNF; translated from the coding sequence ATGGCTAAGCAATCACTGAAAAAGCCCGCAAAGAAGCCCTCAAAATCTACAAGCACCAAGCAAAACACACCCTCCTTCACCCTGAACATAGACGGTAAGCCGCGTAACGGTTTAGAGAAACATGCTGGTAAAGTAACATGGAGCGCCACACAAGCACTTAGCGATGAAAAACTCCGTGCATGGATTGCTTTGAGCCATGAAGGCTGGCGTGTGTTTCGCATTATGTCGGAGTTTGTAGCAGGTTTTGAGAAAATGTCTGAACTAGGTCCTGCCGTTACCATTTTTGGTTCTGCACGTGTTAAGCCCAACGATAAGTATTACAAAATGGCAGAGCGAATGGCAGAGCTTTTAGCGCAAAATGGCTTAGGCGTTATCTCAGGCGGCGGACCTGGCATCATGGAAGCGGCCAACAAAGGGGCTAAAAAAGCCGGCGGCGCCTCAATCGGCTTTAACATTGAGCTGCCTCATGAACAAAAGCCAAACGACTACATTGACCCAGATAAGCTCTTAACCTTCAACTACTTCTTCGTGCGCAAAATGATGTTCGTCAAGTATTCGCAAGCTTTCATTGTAATGCCTGGTGGATATGGCACGCTTGACGAACTCTCCGAAGCGATTACTCTCATGCAAACCAAGAAAACGGCAGCTTTCCCTGTTGTGCTAATTGGCTCAGAGTTTTGGAGCGGACTTTTAGACTGGATAAAAAACGTGATGCTGAAAAAATATCACTACATCACGGCTGAAGACCTGAAGTTTATGCAACTGGTTGACACGCCCGAAGAAGCCTTGCAGATTATTCTGGACTTCTACAAAGAATATGACTTTGCCCCCAACTTTTAG
- a CDS encoding ABC transporter ATP-binding protein, which produces MPITLSEVVHQYPSSSLPTLRVPSFVINDGEHLALVGRSGSGKSTLLNLIAGILTPTAGTIDINGTDITKLSEAKRDLFRAENIGYVFQTFNLIQSLSALENVLLAMSFASKVEKPKARAEELLQQVGLDGKYHKKPRELSVGEQQRVAIARAIANEPRIILADEPTANLDEQNANAVLNLLLDLSSRENRILILVTHERDVAARLPRALELKTINRI; this is translated from the coding sequence ATGCCAATTACGCTTTCAGAAGTTGTGCATCAGTATCCATCAAGCAGTTTGCCTACATTGCGTGTGCCAAGTTTTGTCATCAATGATGGCGAGCATTTGGCGTTAGTCGGCCGTTCTGGGAGCGGCAAATCTACCTTGCTCAATTTGATTGCAGGAATTCTGACGCCGACGGCTGGTACGATTGACATCAATGGTACTGATATTACGAAACTCTCTGAAGCCAAGCGTGACCTTTTTCGGGCTGAAAACATTGGCTATGTGTTCCAGACTTTCAACTTGATTCAGAGCCTTTCAGCGCTGGAAAATGTGCTTTTAGCGATGAGCTTTGCCAGCAAAGTAGAAAAGCCCAAAGCGCGCGCAGAGGAGCTGCTGCAGCAGGTTGGGTTAGATGGCAAGTATCATAAGAAGCCACGTGAGCTATCCGTTGGTGAGCAGCAGCGTGTGGCGATTGCACGGGCAATTGCCAATGAACCTCGCATCATTTTAGCCGACGAACCCACTGCTAACCTTGACGAACAAAATGCAAATGCGGTGCTAAACCTGCTTTTAGACCTCTCGTCCCGCGAAAACCGCATTTTGATACTGGTTACCCACGAGCGCGATGTGGCTGCGCGCCTGCCTCGTGCCCTTGAACTTAAAACCATTAATCGCATATAA
- the hprK gene encoding HPr(Ser) kinase/phosphatase: MEFNKKPLKKNSITVAEFYTQISLKMGVALERLNDVDMSKRKVVERDIHRPGLALAGFTNLFTYKRVQIFGNTETRFLNHLSPEKRREAFENITKFKMPCICLTDNNKLDKTLLDIATQAGIPVFRTSIPTTKFIYLVTDFLDDQFAPHQTYHGSMVDVYGIGMLLVGRSGIGKSEVALDLVERGHRLVADDAVVLTRKGESVLIGSSTNLVGHFMEIRGLGIIDVQAMFGVRAIRYQKRLEVVVELFEWAADREYDRTGLEPKYVNILGVNVQHVQLPIYPGKNITVIAEVIALNYLLKHYGYDAAKAFEQRLTEKIAAQSSRSRRNGAERSVEYFEHDFE; this comes from the coding sequence ATGGAGTTCAACAAGAAGCCTTTGAAGAAAAACTCAATCACGGTCGCCGAGTTTTACACGCAGATTAGTTTGAAAATGGGTGTGGCGCTCGAGCGCTTGAACGATGTAGATATGTCAAAGCGTAAAGTGGTCGAGCGCGACATTCATCGTCCTGGGTTGGCTTTGGCAGGCTTTACCAACCTCTTTACCTACAAGCGCGTGCAGATTTTTGGCAATACTGAAACCCGCTTTCTCAATCATCTTTCACCTGAAAAGCGCCGTGAGGCATTTGAGAACATCACCAAGTTCAAAATGCCTTGCATTTGCCTGACCGACAACAATAAACTAGACAAAACCTTGCTTGACATTGCCACACAAGCTGGCATCCCTGTTTTTCGGACATCTATTCCAACTACGAAATTTATCTACCTCGTCACGGACTTTCTGGATGACCAGTTTGCCCCGCATCAGACCTATCACGGTTCGATGGTAGATGTTTATGGCATTGGTATGCTTCTGGTCGGGCGCAGCGGTATTGGTAAATCAGAAGTGGCGCTGGATTTGGTAGAGCGTGGTCATCGTCTTGTGGCCGATGATGCCGTCGTGCTGACTCGCAAAGGCGAATCGGTTTTGATTGGCTCGAGCACCAATCTGGTCGGTCATTTTATGGAAATTCGCGGGCTTGGCATTATTGATGTGCAGGCTATGTTTGGCGTGCGCGCTATTCGCTATCAGAAACGGCTCGAGGTGGTTGTCGAGCTCTTCGAGTGGGCTGCCGACCGTGAATATGACCGCACAGGCTTAGAGCCAAAATATGTTAACATCTTGGGCGTCAATGTGCAGCATGTTCAATTGCCAATTTATCCGGGTAAAAACATCACGGTCATCGCTGAAGTTATTGCTTTAAACTACCTACTCAAGCACTATGGCTACGACGCAGCAAAGGCGTTCGAGCAGCGACTCACGGAAAAAATTGCTGCACAAAGCAGCAGGTCCCGTCGGAATGGCGCAGAGCGCTCCGTTGAGTATTTTGAACACGACTTTGAATGA
- the raiA gene encoding ribosome-associated translation inhibitor RaiA, giving the protein MRTAQLNGKAPSRNEMRVQFTLRHSSRRNRAVEQYARAAVQDFQKYFNGVTDCHIILDHQKNDYVHNKVAEITAHVHHHTFVAREAAESYQKAIDSCVDHICRQLQKHKEKVRHL; this is encoded by the coding sequence ATGAGGACCGCTCAACTGAATGGGAAAGCGCCGTCTCGCAATGAGATGCGTGTGCAGTTTACGCTGCGTCACTCGTCAAGAAGAAATCGAGCTGTTGAGCAGTATGCTCGTGCTGCTGTGCAAGATTTTCAGAAGTATTTCAATGGTGTTACAGATTGCCACATTATTCTGGACCACCAGAAAAATGACTATGTCCATAATAAGGTGGCCGAAATTACCGCTCATGTGCATCATCATACCTTTGTTGCCAGAGAAGCAGCTGAGAGCTATCAGAAAGCTATTGACAGTTGCGTAGATCACATCTGCCGTCAGCTTCAGAAGCACAAGGAAAAAGTTCGTCATCTATAA
- the xerC gene encoding tyrosine recombinase XerC gives MHAWLEQYLRFLDVERRYSRHTVIAYQTDLEQFFDFLTKHLEQPSTDRLNLRNVDALTIRLWLGELLAQKMQARTIARKLAAVKSFFKYCVDAKYLLASPAALVKTPKTEKRLPAFLTPEQMRQLLDDEFAQLDPDSFETRRDRAILELLYGSGLRLSELIALNIEDIDMENGFLKVLGKGRKHRIVPFGNLAKAALKKYFEVRENLLNVFVEARHTPAVFLTAKAERIYPMLVQRLVKKHLGRVTEMKQKSPHVLRHTFATHLLNNGADLRSVSEMLGHSSLATTEIYTHITFERLKEVYQQSHPKA, from the coding sequence ATGCACGCTTGGCTTGAACAATACCTGCGTTTCCTTGATGTGGAGCGGCGCTACTCACGCCACACGGTTATCGCCTACCAAACTGATCTTGAACAGTTTTTTGACTTTCTTACCAAGCATCTGGAGCAACCCTCAACTGACCGCCTCAATCTCCGCAATGTCGATGCGCTGACGATTCGGCTCTGGTTGGGAGAACTTCTGGCACAGAAGATGCAAGCCCGCACTATCGCACGCAAGTTGGCAGCGGTGAAGAGTTTTTTCAAGTATTGTGTAGATGCAAAATACCTCCTTGCGTCGCCCGCTGCGCTTGTGAAAACACCGAAGACGGAAAAGCGTTTGCCTGCCTTTCTTACCCCTGAGCAGATGCGCCAACTCCTTGACGACGAATTTGCTCAGCTTGACCCTGACAGTTTTGAGACTCGGCGCGACCGAGCAATTTTGGAACTGCTCTATGGCTCTGGACTTCGCCTGTCGGAACTTATTGCGCTCAATATCGAAGATATAGATATGGAGAATGGCTTCTTGAAAGTGCTTGGGAAGGGTAGAAAGCATCGCATTGTGCCGTTTGGCAATTTAGCAAAAGCAGCGCTAAAAAAATACTTTGAAGTCCGAGAGAACTTGCTTAACGTCTTTGTAGAAGCACGGCACACGCCAGCCGTGTTTCTGACGGCAAAGGCCGAACGTATCTACCCGATGTTGGTGCAACGACTCGTGAAAAAACATCTGGGGAGGGTTACAGAAATGAAGCAGAAAAGCCCACACGTGTTGCGCCATACTTTTGCTACTCACCTGCTCAATAACGGCGCTGACCTGCGCAGCGTTAGCGAAATGTTAGGGCATAGCAGCCTTGCCACAACGGAAATTTATACACACATCACCTTTGAACGATTGAAGGAGGTCTACCAGCAGTCTCACCCAAAAGCATAG
- the rfaD gene encoding ADP-glyceromanno-heptose 6-epimerase, which translates to MILITGGAGFIGSAMVWKLNQVGYTDIIIADELGNSEKWKNLVGLRFADYLHKDDCLQKILSEKFPRLDAIIHMGAISSTTERNMDLLMRNNYEYTKDLAVFAAQRSIRFIYASSAATYGDGSQGYDDDESKLHTLMPLNGYGYSKHLFDLWAQRKNLLNKIVGLKFFNVFGANEYHKEEMASVVFKAYQQILQTGTVRLFKSHHPKFADGEQMRDFVYVKDCVEVMFWLLQNPNVNGIFNLGTGKARTFKDLVAATFAAMERPVSIEYIPMPEALQGKYQYFTEARMQKLYAAGCPVRFKSLEESVTDYVRQHLMKPIPYLRATD; encoded by the coding sequence ATGATTCTTATCACAGGAGGCGCCGGCTTCATTGGTAGCGCAATGGTCTGGAAACTCAACCAAGTGGGCTACACCGACATCATCATTGCTGATGAACTGGGCAACTCCGAAAAGTGGAAAAACTTGGTTGGGCTACGCTTTGCCGACTACCTACACAAAGACGATTGCTTGCAGAAAATCCTCTCGGAAAAATTTCCCCGCCTTGATGCAATCATTCACATGGGCGCAATTAGCAGCACCACAGAGCGCAATATGGATTTGCTGATGCGCAACAACTATGAATACACCAAAGACCTTGCTGTGTTTGCGGCACAGCGCTCCATTCGGTTTATCTATGCTTCCAGCGCTGCAACCTATGGTGATGGCTCACAAGGCTACGATGATGATGAATCCAAACTCCACACATTGATGCCGCTCAATGGGTATGGATACTCTAAGCATCTTTTTGACCTTTGGGCACAGCGCAAAAATCTGCTAAACAAAATTGTAGGGCTGAAATTTTTCAATGTCTTTGGCGCAAACGAATATCACAAGGAGGAGATGGCAAGCGTGGTGTTCAAAGCGTATCAGCAGATTTTGCAAACTGGTACGGTGCGGCTCTTTAAGTCGCATCACCCCAAGTTTGCCGATGGAGAGCAGATGCGTGATTTTGTCTATGTCAAAGATTGCGTTGAGGTGATGTTCTGGCTACTTCAGAATCCGAATGTAAATGGCATTTTCAACTTGGGCACGGGCAAAGCCCGCACATTCAAAGATTTGGTGGCAGCAACCTTTGCGGCAATGGAGCGCCCTGTCAGCATTGAGTATATTCCGATGCCAGAAGCATTGCAAGGAAAATATCAATACTTCACCGAGGCGCGTATGCAAAAGCTCTATGCTGCAGGTTGCCCCGTGCGCTTCAAGTCATTAGAAGAGAGTGTAACGGATTATGTGCGCCAGCATCTGATGAAACCAATTCCGTATCTGCGAGCAACAGACTGA